A region of Piscinibacter gummiphilus DNA encodes the following proteins:
- a CDS encoding AraC family transcriptional regulator: MFDSLSPSLRADPSAAPLQVAVLRAELAALIERLSGGRDGAHVTAIPRLRLARLSQAQQPSHTVHEPAFCVLAQGSKRVLLGEETYLYDSSQFLVVSQNLPVSSQVTDLSPEAPYLGLRLDFDVKEIAALALELGLAHGPAHRAAQRGLFTGELGSALLDPVLRLVRLLDAPDDIPTLAPLVSREILYRLLRSPDGWRLAQMATADGHGQRIAQAIAWLTQRYQAPLRVEELADAVHMSVSSLHHHFKTVTAMSPLQFQKRLRLQEARRILLCEHVDAATAGHRVGYESQSQFNREYSRFFGSPPARDARRLREQQLGRQGR; encoded by the coding sequence ATGTTCGATTCGCTGTCCCCGTCCCTTCGTGCCGACCCGTCGGCGGCGCCCCTGCAGGTCGCCGTGCTGAGGGCCGAACTCGCGGCGTTGATCGAGCGGCTGAGCGGCGGCCGCGACGGCGCGCACGTCACCGCCATCCCGCGCCTGAGGCTGGCGCGGCTGTCGCAGGCACAGCAGCCGTCGCACACCGTTCACGAGCCCGCGTTCTGCGTGCTGGCGCAAGGCAGCAAGCGCGTGCTGCTCGGCGAGGAGACCTACCTCTACGACAGCAGCCAGTTCCTCGTCGTGTCCCAGAACCTGCCCGTGTCGAGCCAGGTGACCGACCTCTCCCCCGAGGCCCCGTACCTCGGCCTGCGGCTCGACTTCGACGTGAAGGAAATCGCCGCGCTGGCGCTGGAACTCGGGCTGGCCCACGGTCCGGCGCACCGCGCGGCCCAGCGCGGCCTGTTCACCGGCGAGCTGGGCTCCGCGCTGCTCGACCCCGTGCTGCGCCTCGTCCGGCTGCTGGACGCCCCCGACGACATCCCGACGCTCGCCCCACTCGTTTCGCGAGAAATCCTCTATCGCCTGCTGCGCTCCCCCGACGGCTGGCGCCTCGCGCAGATGGCCACCGCCGACGGCCACGGCCAGCGCATCGCGCAGGCCATCGCCTGGCTCACGCAGCGCTACCAGGCGCCGCTGCGGGTGGAAGAACTCGCCGACGCGGTCCACATGAGCGTGTCGTCGCTGCACCACCACTTCAAGACGGTCACCGCGATGAGCCCGCTGCAGTTCCAGAAGCGGCTGCGGTTGCAGGAGGCCCGGCGCATCCTGCTGTGCGAACACGTCGACGCCGCCACCGCGGGACACCGCGTCGGCTACGAAAGCCAGTCGCAGTTCAACCGCGAGTACAGCCGGTTCTTCGGATCCCCGCCCGCGCGGGACGCCCGCCGGCTGCGCGAACAACAGCTCGGCCGCCAGGGCCGCTGA